DNA from Arthrobacter sp. PvP023:
CGCATCCGGGCTCCAAAGCAAGAGGCTCCCGACCTATTTCCTGCCGGACCGTGCGGGCGTACGCTTAAAGCGCCTGCAGGTAACCGTTCAGATAACGCGGGCCGTTCGGGACATGAGAATGTCCGGGCCGTCTCATAGCGAGATCGCGAAGGTACCTGCAGGTCTTTGCTGTTTAAGGGGCCTCCCGGTGGCGCTGCGACTCACTTCCTTTGCGCCTACCTGATGACCCCGGCAGCCTGGCCGAAGGCCTGCTTGGCTTCGGGACTTGTTGCTGCTTGATATGCCTCGACCAGCCTTTTCGTCCTGGCTTGGACGACGGGGTCTGACGCCATCGAGTATGCCTTTCTCGCTGCCGCACCCAGCCTCTCCGCATTCTTCCTAACGAATGCCCAGCATCTTGCCCGCCATACCTTTCTCCGTATCGATCTGTGATCTGCGAGGCGAGATTAGCACTGTGTGACAATGTGCCAATGAACACTGTGCTAGCCGGAGAGCCGGCCCTGCACGTCGACGGCGCTCAGTACCGTCGTCGAAGACTCCGTCCTCGGCTTGGCACACCAGATTCAGGCTCGGCGCGGACCGCAGGATGATTCCACCGAGGCCCTCGAAATACGGGATGGTGGGCAGCAGGCCGTCCACAAGGACTGACAGCGGCCGGTAGAACTAACAAACTTAGGGGAACAGATGAATGCAGGATTCGCAGTCGTCGACGTGGAGACGACCGGGCTCTTTCCTGGCAATCACCGCATTGCCGAGATCGCCGTAGTACACGTCGATCCAGATGGCACCGTCAGCAACCGCTGGGAGACGCTGGTGAATCCACAGCGCGACTTAGGCCCGCAGCACATCCACGGCATTCGTGCTGCCGATATCCTGCATGCTCCCGTTTTCGGGGACATAGCCCACGACGTCATGGAGTTGTTGGCAGGCCGCGTGCTGGTCGCGCACAACGTTCATTTCGACTACCGATTCGTCTCGCACGAGCTAGGGCGCGCCGGCCTCGAGCTGCCGTTCGAAGTCCATGATTGCCTGTGCACCATGAAACTGGCACGCCGCTACCTGCCCGGAGCAGGGCGCTCGCTTAAGGACTGTTGCGACAGCTTTGGGCTCAACCTGGCGAACGCCCACAGTGCTGGTGACGATGCGGAGGCCGCTGCGCATGTGCTGGGCAACTATCTCCGCATGGACTCTGGCAACCCCGAGTGGTTCAGCGCCTTGGACCGGGCCTACTTTGCTTCGTGGCCTGCCGTGGAGCCGAAGCGCCGTCAGCCTGCCCTTCGCCGCCCGGCGCGTGAGCCGCAGACTCACTTCCTTGAGAGGCTGGTGAACCGGCTACCTGAGGTTGCAGGTCCGGATGAGCACAACGCCTATCTAGCAATGCTTGACCGCGCCCTTATGGATCGACAGATTTCCGTATCCGAGGCTGATGGCCTTGTGGCCCTCGCCGAATCCCTGGACATCAGCAGGAGTACAGCTGAACAATTTCACATCAAGTACATGATTTCCATGCTCGCCGCAGCTTGGGACGACGGTGTGGTTACAGCTGAAGAGGAAGCTGACCTCCGAGTTGTTGGGAACCTGCTCGGCATCAGCCAAGAATCAATAACACGCGGGCTCGTGGCTCCAGTTGCGGGACAGAATGAGGAAACTGGTGGGGCAGTCCAGTCGCTGGTGCTCGGGGGCGGCGACAAGATCGTGCTCACTGGTGAGATGTCGCGAGATCGAAACGACATTGAGGCGGACCTCCGCGCGGCAGGGTATGTCCCGCATCCGGCGATCACGAAAGCGGTGAAACTGCTGGTCGCGGCAGATCCCGACAGTTTGTCAGGCAAAGCCAAGAAGGCGCGGAGCTACGGCATACCGGTAGTCGGCGAGCCCTATCTGACTACCCTGCTGCGCGGTTAGGGGATACGCGTGGATGAGTACGCCCTCAGGGCAGACGGCTTCACCGGCTTCCAGACGTTTGCGGAACTCGACGTAGACGACATCCCCCGGGCGCCCGGCATCTACGCGGTACTGAAGCCTCCAGGACACAGGCATGCGTTTCTCGAGGAAAGTGTCGGCGGCTGGTTCAAGCAGAAGAATCCCTCCATTCTTGAAGATGCGCTTGCCACTGAATGGGTGGACGGCGCAGTCGTCCTCTATATCGGCAAGGCTGGCGCGGGGAGCACCGGCAAGCGTGGGCTCCGGAAGCGGATACAGGAGTTCGCCGACTTTGGGCGTGGCAAGCCCGTAGGTCACTGGGGTGGCAGGCTTCTGTGGCAGCTCGCGGAATCGCAATCCCTGGTGATTGCCTGGAAGGTTGTCCCCGCAGAACAGGTGGACGCCATGGAGGCCCGCTATCATGCTAAATTCCGCAGTCTCTACGGCCGGCTTCCGTTCGCCAACCTCGTTCAGGCGCGCTGAGTAACGCGCGCGTCAGCCGGGTAACTCGCCGCTCCCTTACGCAGCAGCCGCAGCCCTTATCCTGACGCGCTTGAGCGCCTTGATCTGGTGCCGGAGTTCACAACGGCGGCGTGAGGCTGCTATTTCGGGAGGCGAATTTCCCGGCAACGGCGGGGCTGTGGACTGGTAGCCGTGCCCGGTGGGCGTTGTCAGTTGGAGCGTGTGCCGGGGTCCAGGCAGGGGACGGGAGCGCCAGTCGGGGGCTTCCTTGATGTGGTTGCAGGCTTCACAGAGCCCCGCCCCGTTGCCTTGAGTGGTGGTTCCGCCGCTGTGCCACGGCAGGACGTGATCCAGATGCCTGATCGGAGCGTCGCAAAATGGCGTGCGGCAGGTGTGGTCGCGGACCTGGATGAAGCGGCGCAGTCCTGACGGAAAGAGGCGTGCCCGGGAGTCCATCGCCACGAGATCACCGCTGCCCGGGGCGGTGTAGAGCCGCCGCAGCCAAACGTTCAGGGAACGTCCGTGGCCCTGGCCTTGGGCAGCGACCTCCCGGGCCCACCCGGCGGGGACCACGCCGTAGCCCGAAAGCCGGGCCGGCTCGCTGTCGCCCTGGAACAGCGTGCGGTCCGTCATGACCAGCTGGATCTCGACCCCGCTGATTCCGCCTGCCGTTCCCGTGACGCGTTCCACCAGCGCATCGGCCATGAGCTGGCCGCGGGAACGGGCGTCTCCGTCGGATCGGAACTTGTCCGCCTGCCTGGTGAGGGCCGCGTGGACGGCCACGCCCTCGGCAACCGGGAGGAATGCCGTCACGTAGCACATGGTGTCCGGCGCGGGACGAAGACCGACATGGCGCTCCGCGGCAGCGTGGCTGGCGCGGTCCGTAACGGACCTCGGATCGCGCCGATAGGCGGCTGACCGCGCCGCTGCGACGACGGCGCGGTCGCCCGCCCCGCTGAACGCCCCGACGTCGGACGCCAACTCCTCGTCGACGGCGCTGCGGTCCGACGAGGACAGGCAGGCCGTCTCACGCACCAGAAGTGTTGCCCGCCATTCATTGAGCTGGCCCGTCTGCAGGCTGGCCAGGGTGTGCGGCATCTCGGTGACCAAAGCCTTCGCCAGTCCCAGGAGCCGGCCGCCTTTGGCCGGTGATTCGCGCCGGGCGAGGGCGATTTGCGCTGCGACGCCGGTGCCGAGCTCTTCGGCGGGGACCCCTGAGCGGGCCTGGTCACGGCGCTGGCTTATGTCAAAAGCAACCGCGATCCGGGCCTGCCGCGCGGCAGCAGCGGACTTCAGGTCCTCCAGCACCCGGAGCTCATCGATCCAACCGGCAGAATCACCGGCAACGGGCGCAACCGAGAGCAAACGGGCCAGCTCCCTGACCACGTCCACCGCTGCCGCCGGGACCACCCCCGGGCCCTTATTGCCGTCCATAAATCAACTTTGTCAGGGACCTACGACAAAAAGGCGGCCCCCGGAAACGAGCCATGCCGGCGGGCCGGATCGATAGGCCGGATGCATAAACAGACCCCCGCCGGAGCGGGGGTCTGTTCGGCGATATGCCCAATCAGTGCTTATCTGTCTAGTGCTGGCCCAGGCCGCCTGCCGCAGGCGGAAGGCCGCCGTCGCGGTTTTCTTCGTCCCTGCGCTCGGCTGCGCTTCTCGTGTCGCTGTCCGCGGTCTCATCCGAGTCGCCTTCGAAATCGACCAGGCCGTTGGTCTGGTCGAACGGCTTGGCGATCCGGTCGTCGCTCAAGGCGGAACCGGAGCCGGATACCGTGCCGGCCGCTTCCGCGGGCTCCACATAGCCGGAAGCGTCGGTCGCCGGAACGGCTGTAACCGGGGTCCCGGAAACGGGAGCCGTGGTGCGGGTGGGCTCCGTGTCCTTGTCCCGCATGCTAGCGGCCACGCCTGCTGCCGCTGCCGCGGCGACTCCCACGCCCGCAGCGACCTTTCCGGAGACGCCGGCCTTGCCGGAATCGCCGCGTGAAGCCGCTGCCGCCTCCACTCCGGGAGTCCCCGGCGCGGCACCTTCGTTGACGGTCCCGCGCCAGGCGCCGCTTGCATAGCCTTCATCCTCGATGAAGTCCTTGAACCTCTTCAGGTCCCCCTCAACCTGGCGGTCGACAACATGGAGCTTGTCCCCAATGGTCTCCACAATGCCTTCCGGCTGGTATTCGAGGGACAGCTGCACCGACGTCTGGCCTCCGCCCACGTCCTCGAAGGTCACGGTCCCCGCGTTGGTCGCGCCTTCCGTCGCGGCCCACGCCACCTTGCGGTCCGGGACCTGCTCCAGGATCTTCGCCTCCCACTTCCGGCGGACGCCTGCGATTTCAGCCACCCATTCAAGGCGGTCGTCGCTGAGCTGCGTCACGCTCTTTACGCCACCCATGAAGTGCGGAAATTCCTCGAACTGGGTCCACTGGTTGTACGCCGTGCTTGCCGGGACGTTGACCAGAATGCGTTTCTCGACCTTCGTGCTCATGGTGTCTCCTTTGACTAGGACGGGTTGAACGTTGCATGGCGAAGTTGATGGTTTCGCCAACTAATCAGCATGCTTACTATAACT
Protein-coding regions in this window:
- a CDS encoding SRPBCC family protein is translated as MSTKVEKRILVNVPASTAYNQWTQFEEFPHFMGGVKSVTQLSDDRLEWVAEIAGVRRKWEAKILEQVPDRKVAWAATEGATNAGTVTFEDVGGGQTSVQLSLEYQPEGIVETIGDKLHVVDRQVEGDLKRFKDFIEDEGYASGAWRGTVNEGAAPGTPGVEAAAASRGDSGKAGVSGKVAAGVGVAAAAAAGVAASMRDKDTEPTRTTAPVSGTPVTAVPATDASGYVEPAEAAGTVSGSGSALSDDRIAKPFDQTNGLVDFEGDSDETADSDTRSAAERRDEENRDGGLPPAAGGLGQH
- a CDS encoding exonuclease domain-containing protein: MNAGFAVVDVETTGLFPGNHRIAEIAVVHVDPDGTVSNRWETLVNPQRDLGPQHIHGIRAADILHAPVFGDIAHDVMELLAGRVLVAHNVHFDYRFVSHELGRAGLELPFEVHDCLCTMKLARRYLPGAGRSLKDCCDSFGLNLANAHSAGDDAEAAAHVLGNYLRMDSGNPEWFSALDRAYFASWPAVEPKRRQPALRRPAREPQTHFLERLVNRLPEVAGPDEHNAYLAMLDRALMDRQISVSEADGLVALAESLDISRSTAEQFHIKYMISMLAAAWDDGVVTAEEEADLRVVGNLLGISQESITRGLVAPVAGQNEETGGAVQSLVLGGGDKIVLTGEMSRDRNDIEADLRAAGYVPHPAITKAVKLLVAADPDSLSGKAKKARSYGIPVVGEPYLTTLLRG
- a CDS encoding HNH endonuclease signature motif containing protein, which translates into the protein MDGNKGPGVVPAAAVDVVRELARLLSVAPVAGDSAGWIDELRVLEDLKSAAAARQARIAVAFDISQRRDQARSGVPAEELGTGVAAQIALARRESPAKGGRLLGLAKALVTEMPHTLASLQTGQLNEWRATLLVRETACLSSSDRSAVDEELASDVGAFSGAGDRAVVAAARSAAYRRDPRSVTDRASHAAAERHVGLRPAPDTMCYVTAFLPVAEGVAVHAALTRQADKFRSDGDARSRGQLMADALVERVTGTAGGISGVEIQLVMTDRTLFQGDSEPARLSGYGVVPAGWAREVAAQGQGHGRSLNVWLRRLYTAPGSGDLVAMDSRARLFPSGLRRFIQVRDHTCRTPFCDAPIRHLDHVLPWHSGGTTTQGNGAGLCEACNHIKEAPDWRSRPLPGPRHTLQLTTPTGHGYQSTAPPLPGNSPPEIAASRRRCELRHQIKALKRVRIRAAAAA